One genomic region from Argentina anserina chromosome 2, drPotAnse1.1, whole genome shotgun sequence encodes:
- the LOC126782011 gene encoding disease resistance protein At4g27190-like, whose translation MECVPVVVAILSCLCSKNVIQQRAGRHCKYFDYNAKAKIEELRSKMEELRALVADVNTKLEETCLQEGKEPTEQVKLWLRTVQSFDNEKLNSLLSWQEKRCSFGCLPNYFSRMKLGKLVERRIQEVDELLRRGQFQDDSLAHLLLENIKMLPVTVAVNSETSKKKLEEIWEHLIADYEVQRIGVFGMGGVGKTTILKEINNRLKKVMTEGMITCFDNVVWVTIPKESNPEKLQMAIAQAVRLNLPEDWNMMDKAAELQKALQRRKRLLLILDDVWIPFSLEDIGIPTPTRANGCKLILTTRSLRVCRGMETNKEVEVKVLSEAESWTLFTDKVGSVVLQDPNISNLARAMVKEFGGLPLAIITVGRALRKVSDEVEWRNALTSLRGSAANVEGMEELVYSRLRFSYERLKDDTTRSCFLYCALYPEDHQIDAKELIEYWMWEGLLGDGGRIQANIWKGEMILADLKDSCLLDSVDVDGGVECVKMHDLIRDMAIGITNTGPRSVISAGVGVEKASLGEDGIEDVERISMMFNELNCLPSRPLCSKLSCLLLQYSSMASGISHHFFCHMPKLRVLDLSFTGILSIPDSIAELSNLRALLMRSCWNLSSLPSLATLEALWVLDLSYTHITELPPGIEQLRQLKRLNLSYTKLDSFPEGLLTTLSLLEELLLYRCMCEFGLQFVEELIASRNIVVLEVEFSTSRVFNMYTRSGHWNLLRSFRSGICSYGDDLGKNSIDYIGNFFLNGTPVSLPDRTYELRLLHCYDVDRLSRCLSKSIKLKKCVITHCDQMESILMTGENNLSCLNTLELGFLQNFKSLCKGLMPSGALGALKILQISYCNSLESVLNPRLIEHLSNLEELSVEHCPKLEKVIEEEQSIHNAEVNLARLKSLKLCNLRELKSIYSEEVMCISLCTITVEGCNKLNRLPFRILIDEGNQHRQPSITPPIRKVKAEQVWWDSVELANLSVKTFLQHRLELPS comes from the coding sequence ccaagaAGGAAAGGAACCTACAGAACAGGTGAAGTTGTGGTTGAGAACTGTTCAGAGCTTTGACAATGAAAAGCTGAATAGCCTACTATCGTGGCAAGAGAAAAGATGTTCATTTGGGTGTCTTCCAAATTATTTCTCTCGGATGAAGTTGGGGAAACTTGTTGAAAGGAGGATTCAGGAGGTGGATGAGCTTCTCAGGAGAGGACAGTTTCAAGATGATTCATTGGCTCACTTGTTGTTAGAGAATATAAAGATGCTTCCTGTGACAGTAGCGGTGAATAGTGaaacaagtaaaaaaaaattggaagaGATATGGGAGCATTTAATAGCAGATTATGAAGTGCAAAGGATTGGTGTTTTTGGAATGGGTGGGGTTGGAAAAACAACAATtctgaaagaaataaataacagACTTAAAAAAGTGATGACAGAAGGGATGATCACTTGCTTTGACAATGTTGTTTGGGTCACAATACCAAAGGAGTCCAACCCCGAGAAATTGCAAATGGCAATTGCCCAAGCCGTGAGGTTGAATCTCCCCGAAGATTGGAATATGATGGACAAGGCTGCAGAGTTgcagaaagcattacaaagAAGGAAGAGGCTTTTACTAATTCTGGATGATGTATGGATACCCTTTTCCTTGGAAGATATTGGAATTCCTACACCTACGAGGGCCAATGGCTGCAAGCTCATATTAACTACTAGATCGTTAAGGGTGTGTAGAGGCATGGAGACAAACAAAGAGGTGGAGGTAAAAGTTCTCTCTGAGGCAGAATCTTGGACCCTTTTCACTGATAAAGTTGGTTCTGTTGTTTTACAAGATCCAAATATTAGTAATTTAGCAAGGGCAATGGTAAAAGAATTTGGTGGTCTTCCACTAGCTATTATCACAGTTGGAAGAGCTTTGAGAAAAGTAAGTGATGAAGTTGAGTGGCGAAATGCATTGACATCCTTAAGAGGTTCTGCTGCTAATGTGGAAGGAATGGAAGAGCTGGTGTATTCACGTTTGAGATTCAGTTATGAAAGATTAAAGGATGACACTACTCGATCATGTTTTCTATATTGTGCATTGTATCCtgaagatcatcaaattgaTGCAAAAGAGCTCATAGAATATTGGATGTGGGAGGGTTTGCTTGGTGATGGGGGAAGGATACAGGCCAATATATGGAAGGGAGAAATGATTTTGGCTGATCTTAAAGATTCTTGCCTGCTGGACAGTGTTGATGTAGATGGTGGTGTTGAATGTGTTAAAATGCATGACTTAATAAGAGATATGGCTATTGGTATTACAAATACGGGTCCTAGATCCGTCATTAGTGCTGGGGTTGGAGTAGAAAAGGCATCACTTGGTGAGGATGGGATTGAAGATGTTGAGAGAATTTCAATGATGTTTAATGAATTGAATTGCCTTCCTAGCCGACCATTGTGCTCCAAGCTCTCCTGTCTGCTGCTGCAGTATAGCTCTATGGCCAGTGGTATCTCGCATCATTTCTTCTGCCACATGCCAAAGTTAAGAGTACTTGATCTGTCTTTCACTGGAATTCTTTCCATACCTGACTCCATTGCCGAGCTAAGCAATTTGCGTGCACTACTAATGCGTAGTTGTTGGAACCTAAGTAGTCTTCCTTCTCTAGCAACACTCGAGGCATTGTGGGTTTTGGATCTTTCGTATACTCACATCACAGAATTGCCTCCAGGTATAGAACAGTTACGCCAGCTGAAGCGCCTTAATCTTTCTTATACTAAATTGGACAGTTTTCCAGAAGGACTGTTAACAACTCTGAGTCTGCTAGAAGAATTGCTCCTATATCGTTGTATGTGTGAATTCGGTTTACAGTTTGTTGAAGAACTCATTGCTTCAAGAAATATTGTTGTTCTTGAAGTCGAATTCTCAACCTCTAGAGTGTTTAATATGTATACAAGATCAGGGCATTGGAATCTTCTGCGGAGTTTTAGATCCGGCATATGTTCATATGGCGATGACTTGGGAAAGAACAGTATAGACTACATTGGAAATTTTTTTCTCAATGGTACTCCTGTTTCGCTTCCTGATCGCACTTATGAATTGCGACTCCTCCACTGCTATGATGTTGATCGGTTGTCAAGGTGCTTgtcaaaatcaataaaattgaAGAAATGTGTTATAACACACTGTGATCAAATGGAGAGTATTCTAATGACTGGGGAGAACAACTTAAGCTGTCTAAATACATTAGAGCTTGGTTTCCTACAAAACTTCAAGAGTCTCTGCAAGGGTCTCATGCCCTCAGGAGCTCTTGGTGCGCTAAAGATACTACAAATCAGTTATTGTAACTCTTTAGAGAGTGTACTCAATCCAAGACTGATTGAACACCTCAGTAACCTCGAAGAACTTTCTGTTGAGCATTGTCCGAAATTGGAGAAGGTGATAGAAGAGGAGCAATCTATCCACAATGCTGAAGTCAACCTTGCAAGATTGAAGAGCTTAAAGTTATGTAATTTAAGGGAACTGAAGAGTATTTACAGTGAAGAAGTAATGTGCATATCGCTGTGCACCATCACTGTAGAAGGATGCAATAAACTGAACAGACTTCCGTTCAGGATTTTGATAGATGAAGGAAATCAGCACAGACAACCATCAATCACTCCCCCCATAAGAAAAGTTAAAGCAGAGCAAGTGTGGTGGGATTCAGTGGAGTTGGCTAATCTCAGTGTAAAGACTTTCCTTCAGCATAGGCTGGAGTTGCCTAGCTAG
- the LOC126782012 gene encoding probable carboxylesterase 12 has product MDPATSNDEIAFEFLPLFRLYKDGRVDRLKGTETLPPSTDPTTGVQSKDIVLSPESGLSARIFLPKLHNPTQKLPFLLYIHGGAFVLESPSSPIYHSYLNTLTAEANVVALSIRYRRAPEHPLPAAFEDSWAAFQWAAAHSTGGGPEAWLNEHADFNRVFVAGDSAGATLAHHVVRQSAVEGVSGVNIMGAVLFHPYFRDEGPDKLLEVIYPTGGGLEDPKVYPRKDPKLGSLGVRRVLVVVAEKDFIKDRGWGYYEALKKSGWGGIVEIEETEGEDHVFHLFNPSCEKAVSLLKKVAAFMNQE; this is encoded by the coding sequence ATGGACCCAGCAACTTCTAACGACGAGATTGCCTTCGAGTTCCTTCCCCTCTTCCGCCTCTACAAAGACGGGCGCGTTGACCGCCTCAAGGGCACCGAGACCCTCCCGCCCTCCACCGACCCGACCACCGGAGTCCAATCCAAAGACATCGTCCTCTCACCCGAATCCGGACTCTCCGCCCGCATCTTCCTCCCCAAACTCCACAACCCGACCCAGAAACTCCCCTTCCTTCTTTACATCCACGGCGGCGCTTTCGTACTCGAGTCCCCATCCTCCCCTATCTACCACAGCTACCTCAACACCCTCACCGCCGAAGCGAACGTCGTTGCTTTGTCCATCCGCTACCGCCGCGCCCCGGAGCACCCTCTTCCCGCCGCTTTTGAAGACTCCTGGGCCGCCTTCCAATGGGCTGCCGCGCATTCAACTGGCGGCGGGCCTGAGGCGTGGCTTAACGAACACGCAGACTTTAACCGCGTGTTTGTGGCCGGCGACAGCGCCGGGGCCACTCTGGCGCACCACGTGGTGCGCCAGAGCGCAGTGGAGGGAGTTAGCGGGGTTAATATTATGGGGGCTGTTTTGTTTCATCCGTATTTCCGGGACGAGGGGCCGGATAAGCTGTTGGAGGTGATATACCCGACCGGCGGTGGGTTGGAGGATCCGAAAGTGTACCCGAGAAAGGATCCGAAACTGGGGAGCTTAGGAGTTAGGAGAGTGTTGGTCGTTGTGGCGGAGAAGGATTTTATAAAGGACAGGGGATGGGGGTATTATGAAGCCTTGAAGAAGAGTGGGTGGGGTGGAATTGTGGAGATTGAGGAGACTGAAGGAGAAGATCATGTGTTTCATTTGTTCAATCCGAGCTGTGAGAAGGCTGTTAGCTTGCTGAAGAAGGTAGCTGCATTCATGAATCAGGAGTAA